Proteins found in one Miscanthus floridulus cultivar M001 chromosome 4, ASM1932011v1, whole genome shotgun sequence genomic segment:
- the LOC136552786 gene encoding myb-related protein Hv33-like, whose product MAKRTSGPKKKLRRGLWSPEEDDKLINHIAKYGHGCWSSVPKLAGLGRCGKSCRLRWINYLRPDLKRGAFSQEEEDLIIHLHSMMGNKWSQIAAQLPGRTDNEVKNFWNSYIKKKLRQRGIDPATHKPLPLAAEASRAAGAGSSRTAVFSDAELILSSTTTAAGQHMLPPPATAAAESYVYSYSHSSGGGGASDGSLSGYNNSSKQTAANHMGAAAAAGSYLQQQDPAAADALHCGPFGVPAVVLPSVSTSSTLNSMAGLSPAATTTDEQCNNNCSSCNNAFELMSATPHSHSNHHLPWLEVGTSGYGGAASAAVVDHYGAALDELKWSDYVFDGYGGQAGQSIYGDSKDAVQFVDANALSSSSWCLN is encoded by the exons ATGGCGAAGCGGACGAGCGGCCCCAAGAAGAAGCTGAGGAGGGGCCTCTGGTCGCCGGAGGAGGACGACAAGCTCATCAACCATATTGCCAAGTATGGCCACGGCTGCTGGAGCTCCGTCCCCAAGCTTGCAG GTCTAGGGAGGTGTGGGAAGAGCTGCAGACTGAGGTGGATCAACTACCTGAGGCCGGACCTCAAGAGGGGAGCATTCTCGCAGGAAGAGGAGGACCTCATCATCCATCTCCACTCCATGATGGGCAACAA GTGGTCTCAGATTGCAGCACAGCTGCCGGGGCGGACGGACAACGAGGTCAAGAACTTCTGGAACTCGTACATCAAGAAGAAGCTCCGGCAGCGCGGGATCGACCCGGCCACGCACAAGCCGCTCCCGCTGGCCGCCGAGGCCAGCAGGGCCGCTGGCGCGGGCAGCAGCCGCACGGCGGTGTTCAGCGACGCCGAGCTCATCCTGTCGTCGACGACGACGGCCGCGGGGCAGCACATGCTGCCGCCTCCAGCAACGGCAGCGGCGGAGAGCTACGTGTACAGCTACAGCCacagcagtggcggcggcggcgcgagcgaCGGCTCGCTGTCGGGGTACAACAACAGCAGCAAGCAAACAGCTGCAAATCACATGGGTGCCGCAGCCGCAGCGGGGTCGTACCTGCAGCAGCAGGACCCAGCAGCAGCCGACGCGCTGCACTGCGGTCCCTTCGGTGTCCCGGCGGTCGTTCTCCCGTCGGTGTCGACCTCAAGCACGCTGAACTCGATGGCTGGCCTAAGCCCCGCGGCCACCACCACCGACGAACAGTGCAACAACAACTGTAGCAGCTGCAACAACGCGTTCGAGCTGATGTCGGCGACGCCGCACAGCCATAGCAACCACCACCTGCCGTGGTTGGAGGTGGGCACGAGCGGCTACGgcggcgccgcctccgccgccgtggTGGACCACTACGGCGCGGCGCTGGACGAGCTTAAGTGGTCCGACTACGTGTTCGACGGCTACGGCGGCCAGGCGGGACAGAGCATCTACGGCGACAGCAAGGACGCCGTGCAGTTCGTGGACGCCAACGCGCTCAGCAGCAGCAGTTGGTGCTTGAATTGA